A single window of Pyrus communis chromosome 10, drPyrComm1.1, whole genome shotgun sequence DNA harbors:
- the LOC137747639 gene encoding DNA mismatch repair protein MLH3-like isoform X2 — MRGVKPLPEAVSSSVRSGVVLYDLTSVVEELIFNSLDAGATKVSVFVGVGTCYVKVVDDGRGITRDGLVLVGERYATSKFDHSTKTDGGTGSFGFRGEALASISDVSLLEILTKAYGRANGYRKVMKGCKCLYLGIDDDRKDVGTTVVVRDLFYNQPVRRKYMQSSPKKVLDSVYKCVHRIALVHSDVSFKVVDIESENELLRTIPSSSPLTLLKRTFGTVVADALHELNISDGKLQLSGYISSPCNNLANKAFQYIYINLRFVCKGPIHKLLNQLANTFEIWDPGEAIDGSQNRKRSRPQAFAAYVLNLSCPRIFYDLTFEPSKTYVEFKDWAPVLAFIDKAIQKFWKEKMPDGESGCHGADIFVEDQMRKKGGNIKSTDENLLDGDLSELSKFGKKKSRQNFQASPNIMDVLIQEENRTSQKKHVRMPFEYNEDFNGFQGQHIGIEFSPHTDYSLQSRDDCLDKCKLTTRQKENHPWMSDIKHFSDEDYILENRSAAAERSSNVEDNIFSSEWKDEPFKVDPSVGIGSASSRVSYDQHEFDSDVEFTQNLIQPFLKSCSSKESFLYERDLCADNGIRYQSDGFRNKRRRGGSYNSVEIPEIDGSKSFDFLWPEEESSARPLTKVLTKFDLSTEFDSPSRAFIKSLPHYGEQFYEESSVMNVENIGSCHRTLNNDWCSVISNSLSQNTYLDHEPVSDINAVEGHYRSVKRSTNRHFVDSEEKDCAFGYGIISKRSSREHCTTHTDHELDFSDYSSSGKFFQPHNLDGEFSPECPDILADETGWSSLYARGKDNMDIELYKKQKDQFRDQDCLQNQSSIGRSKRSHSAPPFYRSKRRYSTLSHPLTTIAGKPDAQTFHDAPTYPVSKMKDLHKPPGGCHLNLNRSSLEDFPLAIRSDTEKSQNRKAGVNKTHKVEMFEQSKCSAIQATAPIKEFISKDQNSLNCGTKWRNCCPQITSSSKTQGLDDQNILDISSGFLHLSSDSLVPESINKNCLSDCRVLCQVDKKYIAVTAGTTLAVIDQHAADERIRLEELRQKVLCGEGEAKAITFLDVEQELVLPEIGYQLLHNYAKPVEEWGWLCNTHAEGSGSFKRNLNLLHRQPTAITLTAVPCILGVNLSDLDLMEFLQQLADTDGSSTTPPSVLRILNSKACRGAIMFGDSLLPSECNLIVEELKQTSLCFQCAHGRPTTAPLVNLEALHKQIAKITSSNDGTDRLWHGLGRHELSLARAEKRLNLARS, encoded by the exons ATGAGGGGCGTAAAGCCGTTGCCGGAGGCGGTTAGTAGCTCGGTGCGTTCTGGAGTTGTCCTGTACGACCTGACGAGCGTTGTGGAGGAGCTGATTTTCAATAGCTTGGATGCCGGTGCAACGAAG GTATCGGTTTTCGTAGGTGTTGGGACATGCTATGTAAAAGTAGTGGATGATG GGCGCGGGATTACTCGTGATGGATTGGTGTTGGTGGGAGAAAGATATG CAACGTCAAAGTTTGATCATTCTACTAAGACGGATGGTGGAACTGGGAGCTTTGGTTTCCGAGGAGAAGCATTGGCTTCCATTTCTGATGTGTCATTGTTAGAAATCTTAACAAAAGCTTATGGGAGGGCAAATGGGTATCGCAAAGTCATGAAG GGATGCAAATGTTTGTATCTTGGAATAGATGATGACAGGAAGGATGTGGGCACTACAG TTGTTGTTCGTGATCTGTTTTACAATCAACCAGTTCGGAGGAAGTACATGCAATCCAG CCCCAAGAAAGTATTGGACTCTGTCTACAAATGTGTACATCGGATTGCCCTTGTGCACTCAGATGTTTCTTTTAAAGTTGTAGATATTGAAAG TGAGAATGAGCTTCTTCGTACAATTCCTTCTTCCTCTCCGTTGACACTATTGAAAAGGACTTTTGGGACTGTGGTCGCCGACGCTCTTCATGAATTGAACATAAGTGATGGCAAATTACAGCTTTCTGGATACATATCTAGCCCTTGCAATAATCTCGCCAATAAG GCCTTCCAATATATCT ATATTAACTTGCGGTTCGTTTGCAAAGGGCCAATTCATAAATTGCTTAATCAGCTGGCCAATACCTTTGAAATCTGGGATCCAGGTGAGGCTATTGATGGGTCCCaaaataggaagcgaagtaggCCTCAGGCATTTGCAGCTTATGTTTTGAATTTAAGCTGTCCCCGAATATTTTATGATTTAACCTTTGAACCATCAAAGACGTATGTGGAGTTCAAG GATTGGGCTCCGGTACTCGCCTTTATTGATAAGGCCATTCAGAAATTCTGGAAGGAAAAGATGCCTGATG GAGAATCTGGTTGTCATGGAGCTGATATTTTCGTAGAAGATCAAATGCGGAAGAAAGGTGGCAACATTAAATCTACAGATGAAA ATTTACTTGATGGAGATTTGTCAGAACTCTCTAAGTTCGGGAAAAAAAAGAGCAGGCAAAATTTTCAGGCTTCTCCCAACATTATGGATGTGTTAATTCAAGAAGAGAACCGTACATCTCAGAAGAAACATGTCAGAATGCCATTTGAATATAATGAAGATTTCAATGGCTTCCAAGGGCAACATATTGGGATTGAATTTAGTCCTCACACTGATTATTCTCTTCAGTCACGGGATGATTGTCTAGACAAATGCAAGCTAACAACTCGACAGAAGGAAAATCATCCTTGGATGTCGGATATCAAACATTTCTCTGATGAAGATTATATCCTTGAGAATAGATCCGCTGCTGCAGAAAGATCCAGCAATGTGGAGGACAATATCTTTAGCTCAGAATGGAAAGATGAGCCCTTTAAAGTTGATCCCAGTGTTGGCATTGGTTCAGCAAGTAGTAGAGTATCTTATGACCAGCATGAATTCGATAGCGATGTAGAGTTCACCCAGAATCTAATACAACCGTTCCTCAAGAGTTGTTCCTCAAAAGAAAGTTTTCTGTATGAGAGGGATCTGTGTGCAGATAATGGGATTAGATATCAAAGTGATGGCTTCAGGAACAAGAGAAGGCGGGGTGGCTCTTATAACAGTGTAGAAATTCCAGAAATTGACGGCAGCAAGAGTTTTGATTTCTTGTGGCCAGAGGAGGAATCAAGTGCTCGGCCCTTAACCaaagttttgacaaaatttgacCTGTCTACAGAGTTTGATTCTCCGTCAAGAGCTTTTATAAAGTCACTCCCACACTATGGGGAGCAGTTTTATGAAGAAAGTTCAGTCATGAATGTAGAGAACATTGGTTCCTGCCATAGGACCTTAAATAATGATTGGTGCTCCGTGATCTCGAATTCGTTATCCCAAAACACGTATCTGGACCATGAACCTGTCTCTGATATAAATGCAGTTGAAGGACATTATAGATCTGTTAAAAGGTCTACTAATAGGCATTTTGTGGATAGTGAAGAAAAGGACTGCGCATTTGGGTATGGTATAATATCAAAGAGGTCCAGCCGAGAACACTGCACTACACATACAGACCATGAACTGGATTTTAGTGATTATTCAAGTTCAGGAAAATTCTTTCAGCCACACAATTTAGATGGCGAGTTTTCTCCCGAATGTCCGGATATATTAGCTGATGAGACAGGTTGGTCATCTTTGTATGCCCGCGGAAAAGATAACATGGATATTGAGttgtataaaaaacaaaaagatcagTTTAGAGATCAAGATTGTCTACAAAATCAATCTTCCATAGGAAGATCGAAAAGAAGCCATTCAGCACCACCATTCTATAGAAGCAAGAGGAGGTACTCTACTTTAAGTCATCCTTTGACAACAATAGCAGGCAAACCTGATGCACAAACCTTTCATGATGCACCTACTTATCCAG TTAGCAAGATGAAGGATCTCCATAAACCTCCTGGTGGTTGCCATCTAAATTTGAACCGGAGTTCTCTCGAGGATTTCCCACTAGCCATCAG ATCAGATACTGAGAAATCTCAAAATAGAAAGGCTGGGGTAAACAAGACGCACAAAGTTGAAATGTTTGAACAGTCTAAATGTTCTGCGATTCAAGCCACTGCTCCAATTAAAG AATTTATCTCCAAGGATCAAAACTCCCTGAACTGTGGGACCAAATGGCGGAATTGCTGTCCCCAGATCACG AGCTCAAGTAAAACGCAAGGTCTTGATGATCAAAACATACTTGACATCTCTTCTGGATTCTTGCATCTCTCTTCTGACTCATTAGTTCCTGAATCTATCAACAAGAACTGCCTCAGTGATTGCAGAGTTCTTTGCCAGGTGGATAAGAAATATATTGCAGTTACAGCCGGTACTACACTTGCTGTTATTGACCAG CACGCTGCAGATGAAAGGATTCGGTTGGAGGAGTTGCGTCAGAAG GTGCTATGTGGAGAAGGAGAAGCAAAGGCGATTACTTTTCTGGATGTTGAACAAGAGTTG GTGCTGCCAGAGATTGGCTACCAGTTACTGCATAACTATGCAAAACCAGTTGAAGAGTGGGGTTGGCTCTGCAACACACATGCTGAAGGTTCAGGGTCCTTCAAGAG GAATTTGAATCTCCTTCACAGGCAGCCAACAGCCATCACACTTACTGCG GTACCCTGCATCTTAGGTGTCAATTTATCTGACTTGGATCTTATGGAATTTCTTCAGCAG CTTGCTGATACAGATGGATCATCCACAACGCCACCATCAGTTCTTCGAATCCTAAATTCTAAAGCATGCAGAG GTGCAATTATGTTTGGGGATTCCTTGCTTCCTTCTGAGTGTAACCTCATCGTTGAAGAGCTAAAGCAGACTTCTCTATGTTTCCAA tGTGCTCATGGTCGACCAACAACTGCCCCGCTTGTCAACTTGGAGGCGTTGCATAAGCAAATAGCTAAGATTACGTCCTCAAATGATGGTACCGATCGGTTGTGGCATGGGTTAGGTCGACATGAACTTAGTCTTGCACGTGCGGAAAAACGTTTAAACTTGGCTAGAAGCTAG
- the LOC137747639 gene encoding DNA mismatch repair protein MLH3-like isoform X1 produces the protein MRGVKPLPEAVSSSVRSGVVLYDLTSVVEELIFNSLDAGATKVSVFVGVGTCYVKVVDDGRGITRDGLVLVGERYATSKFDHSTKTDGGTGSFGFRGEALASISDVSLLEILTKAYGRANGYRKVMKGCKCLYLGIDDDRKDVGTTVVVRDLFYNQPVRRKYMQSSPKKVLDSVYKCVHRIALVHSDVSFKVVDIESENELLRTIPSSSPLTLLKRTFGTVVADALHELNISDGKLQLSGYISSPCNNLANKAFQYIYINLRFVCKGPIHKLLNQLANTFEIWDPGEAIDGSQNRKRSRPQAFAAYVLNLSCPRIFYDLTFEPSKTYVEFKDWAPVLAFIDKAIQKFWKEKMPDGESGCHGADIFVEDQMRKKGGNIKSTDENLLDGDLSELSKFGKKKSRQNFQASPNIMDVLIQEENRTSQKKHVRMPFEYNEDFNGFQGQHIGIEFSPHTDYSLQSRDDCLDKCKLTTRQKENHPWMSDIKHFSDEDYILENRSAAAERSSNVEDNIFSSEWKDEPFKVDPSVGIGSASSRVSYDQHEFDSDVEFTQNLIQPFLKSCSSKESFLYERDLCADNGIRYQSDGFRNKRRRGGSYNSVEIPEIDGSKSFDFLWPEEESSARPLTKVLTKFDLSTEFDSPSRAFIKSLPHYGEQFYEESSVMNVENIGSCHRTLNNDWCSVISNSLSQNTYLDHEPVSDINAVEGHYRSVKRSTNRHFVDSEEKDCAFGYGIISKRSSREHCTTHTDHELDFSDYSSSGKFFQPHNLDGEFSPECPDILADETGWSSLYARGKDNMDIELYKKQKDQFRDQDCLQNQSSIGRSKRSHSAPPFYRSKRRYSTLSHPLTTIAGKPDAQTFHDAPTYPEVSKMKDLHKPPGGCHLNLNRSSLEDFPLAIRSDTEKSQNRKAGVNKTHKVEMFEQSKCSAIQATAPIKEFISKDQNSLNCGTKWRNCCPQITSSSKTQGLDDQNILDISSGFLHLSSDSLVPESINKNCLSDCRVLCQVDKKYIAVTAGTTLAVIDQHAADERIRLEELRQKVLCGEGEAKAITFLDVEQELVLPEIGYQLLHNYAKPVEEWGWLCNTHAEGSGSFKRNLNLLHRQPTAITLTAVPCILGVNLSDLDLMEFLQQLADTDGSSTTPPSVLRILNSKACRGAIMFGDSLLPSECNLIVEELKQTSLCFQCAHGRPTTAPLVNLEALHKQIAKITSSNDGTDRLWHGLGRHELSLARAEKRLNLARS, from the exons ATGAGGGGCGTAAAGCCGTTGCCGGAGGCGGTTAGTAGCTCGGTGCGTTCTGGAGTTGTCCTGTACGACCTGACGAGCGTTGTGGAGGAGCTGATTTTCAATAGCTTGGATGCCGGTGCAACGAAG GTATCGGTTTTCGTAGGTGTTGGGACATGCTATGTAAAAGTAGTGGATGATG GGCGCGGGATTACTCGTGATGGATTGGTGTTGGTGGGAGAAAGATATG CAACGTCAAAGTTTGATCATTCTACTAAGACGGATGGTGGAACTGGGAGCTTTGGTTTCCGAGGAGAAGCATTGGCTTCCATTTCTGATGTGTCATTGTTAGAAATCTTAACAAAAGCTTATGGGAGGGCAAATGGGTATCGCAAAGTCATGAAG GGATGCAAATGTTTGTATCTTGGAATAGATGATGACAGGAAGGATGTGGGCACTACAG TTGTTGTTCGTGATCTGTTTTACAATCAACCAGTTCGGAGGAAGTACATGCAATCCAG CCCCAAGAAAGTATTGGACTCTGTCTACAAATGTGTACATCGGATTGCCCTTGTGCACTCAGATGTTTCTTTTAAAGTTGTAGATATTGAAAG TGAGAATGAGCTTCTTCGTACAATTCCTTCTTCCTCTCCGTTGACACTATTGAAAAGGACTTTTGGGACTGTGGTCGCCGACGCTCTTCATGAATTGAACATAAGTGATGGCAAATTACAGCTTTCTGGATACATATCTAGCCCTTGCAATAATCTCGCCAATAAG GCCTTCCAATATATCT ATATTAACTTGCGGTTCGTTTGCAAAGGGCCAATTCATAAATTGCTTAATCAGCTGGCCAATACCTTTGAAATCTGGGATCCAGGTGAGGCTATTGATGGGTCCCaaaataggaagcgaagtaggCCTCAGGCATTTGCAGCTTATGTTTTGAATTTAAGCTGTCCCCGAATATTTTATGATTTAACCTTTGAACCATCAAAGACGTATGTGGAGTTCAAG GATTGGGCTCCGGTACTCGCCTTTATTGATAAGGCCATTCAGAAATTCTGGAAGGAAAAGATGCCTGATG GAGAATCTGGTTGTCATGGAGCTGATATTTTCGTAGAAGATCAAATGCGGAAGAAAGGTGGCAACATTAAATCTACAGATGAAA ATTTACTTGATGGAGATTTGTCAGAACTCTCTAAGTTCGGGAAAAAAAAGAGCAGGCAAAATTTTCAGGCTTCTCCCAACATTATGGATGTGTTAATTCAAGAAGAGAACCGTACATCTCAGAAGAAACATGTCAGAATGCCATTTGAATATAATGAAGATTTCAATGGCTTCCAAGGGCAACATATTGGGATTGAATTTAGTCCTCACACTGATTATTCTCTTCAGTCACGGGATGATTGTCTAGACAAATGCAAGCTAACAACTCGACAGAAGGAAAATCATCCTTGGATGTCGGATATCAAACATTTCTCTGATGAAGATTATATCCTTGAGAATAGATCCGCTGCTGCAGAAAGATCCAGCAATGTGGAGGACAATATCTTTAGCTCAGAATGGAAAGATGAGCCCTTTAAAGTTGATCCCAGTGTTGGCATTGGTTCAGCAAGTAGTAGAGTATCTTATGACCAGCATGAATTCGATAGCGATGTAGAGTTCACCCAGAATCTAATACAACCGTTCCTCAAGAGTTGTTCCTCAAAAGAAAGTTTTCTGTATGAGAGGGATCTGTGTGCAGATAATGGGATTAGATATCAAAGTGATGGCTTCAGGAACAAGAGAAGGCGGGGTGGCTCTTATAACAGTGTAGAAATTCCAGAAATTGACGGCAGCAAGAGTTTTGATTTCTTGTGGCCAGAGGAGGAATCAAGTGCTCGGCCCTTAACCaaagttttgacaaaatttgacCTGTCTACAGAGTTTGATTCTCCGTCAAGAGCTTTTATAAAGTCACTCCCACACTATGGGGAGCAGTTTTATGAAGAAAGTTCAGTCATGAATGTAGAGAACATTGGTTCCTGCCATAGGACCTTAAATAATGATTGGTGCTCCGTGATCTCGAATTCGTTATCCCAAAACACGTATCTGGACCATGAACCTGTCTCTGATATAAATGCAGTTGAAGGACATTATAGATCTGTTAAAAGGTCTACTAATAGGCATTTTGTGGATAGTGAAGAAAAGGACTGCGCATTTGGGTATGGTATAATATCAAAGAGGTCCAGCCGAGAACACTGCACTACACATACAGACCATGAACTGGATTTTAGTGATTATTCAAGTTCAGGAAAATTCTTTCAGCCACACAATTTAGATGGCGAGTTTTCTCCCGAATGTCCGGATATATTAGCTGATGAGACAGGTTGGTCATCTTTGTATGCCCGCGGAAAAGATAACATGGATATTGAGttgtataaaaaacaaaaagatcagTTTAGAGATCAAGATTGTCTACAAAATCAATCTTCCATAGGAAGATCGAAAAGAAGCCATTCAGCACCACCATTCTATAGAAGCAAGAGGAGGTACTCTACTTTAAGTCATCCTTTGACAACAATAGCAGGCAAACCTGATGCACAAACCTTTCATGATGCACCTACTTATCCAG AAGTTAGCAAGATGAAGGATCTCCATAAACCTCCTGGTGGTTGCCATCTAAATTTGAACCGGAGTTCTCTCGAGGATTTCCCACTAGCCATCAG ATCAGATACTGAGAAATCTCAAAATAGAAAGGCTGGGGTAAACAAGACGCACAAAGTTGAAATGTTTGAACAGTCTAAATGTTCTGCGATTCAAGCCACTGCTCCAATTAAAG AATTTATCTCCAAGGATCAAAACTCCCTGAACTGTGGGACCAAATGGCGGAATTGCTGTCCCCAGATCACG AGCTCAAGTAAAACGCAAGGTCTTGATGATCAAAACATACTTGACATCTCTTCTGGATTCTTGCATCTCTCTTCTGACTCATTAGTTCCTGAATCTATCAACAAGAACTGCCTCAGTGATTGCAGAGTTCTTTGCCAGGTGGATAAGAAATATATTGCAGTTACAGCCGGTACTACACTTGCTGTTATTGACCAG CACGCTGCAGATGAAAGGATTCGGTTGGAGGAGTTGCGTCAGAAG GTGCTATGTGGAGAAGGAGAAGCAAAGGCGATTACTTTTCTGGATGTTGAACAAGAGTTG GTGCTGCCAGAGATTGGCTACCAGTTACTGCATAACTATGCAAAACCAGTTGAAGAGTGGGGTTGGCTCTGCAACACACATGCTGAAGGTTCAGGGTCCTTCAAGAG GAATTTGAATCTCCTTCACAGGCAGCCAACAGCCATCACACTTACTGCG GTACCCTGCATCTTAGGTGTCAATTTATCTGACTTGGATCTTATGGAATTTCTTCAGCAG CTTGCTGATACAGATGGATCATCCACAACGCCACCATCAGTTCTTCGAATCCTAAATTCTAAAGCATGCAGAG GTGCAATTATGTTTGGGGATTCCTTGCTTCCTTCTGAGTGTAACCTCATCGTTGAAGAGCTAAAGCAGACTTCTCTATGTTTCCAA tGTGCTCATGGTCGACCAACAACTGCCCCGCTTGTCAACTTGGAGGCGTTGCATAAGCAAATAGCTAAGATTACGTCCTCAAATGATGGTACCGATCGGTTGTGGCATGGGTTAGGTCGACATGAACTTAGTCTTGCACGTGCGGAAAAACGTTTAAACTTGGCTAGAAGCTAG
- the LOC137748890 gene encoding uncharacterized protein yields MVGSSITNSRYMYLHDCMRPCEAVDVHHIIVRKSGAKGFLMYLFAVVILATAFYIFFVKEKSVIIVLWSLLLDAFLVKLLQKSVEKESIMVMPAFGVQLETHYVSGKIIRRFVPMDKILKPVVLECVTPVTCYWSLSFIVHGEAELVLIFKELRPPMKMLVPIWKALCAATGTKGSSNACTEDG; encoded by the exons ATGGTGGGTTCATCTATAACTAATTCGAGATATATGTATTTACATGACTGTATGCGGCCTTGTGAAGCAGTTGACGTGCACCACATCATTGTTCGAAAGAGTGGTGCGAAGGGTTTCTTAATGTACTTGTTTGCTGTTGTTATTCTAGCTACCGCCTTCTACATTTTCTTTGTTAAG GAGAAATCAGTCATCATTGTTTTATGGAGTCTCCTTTTAGATGCGTTCCTTGTAAAATTGCTTCAGAAGAGTGTTGAGAAAG AGTCCATCATGGTTATGCCAGCGTTTGGAGTTCAACTAGAAACTCACTATGTGAG TGGAAAGATTATTCGTCGGTTCGTTCCTATGGACAAGATTTTGAAACCTGTGGTACTAGAATGTGTGACTCCAGTTACTTGTTACTGGAGCCTGTCTTTCATTGTACACGGGGAAGCAGAATTGGTATTAATTTTTAAG GAATTGCGTCCGCCTATGAAAATGTTGGTGCCCATCTGGAAGGCCTTATGTGCTGCCACTGGTACTAAAGGAAGCTCAAACGCATGTACGGAAGATGGTTGA
- the LOC137747558 gene encoding WUSCHEL-related homeobox 8-like has protein sequence MMEWEKQQLKEQQEMEGNGNGGVMYVKVMTDEQLETLRKQIAVYATICEQLVEMHKNLTAQQDLAGVRMGNLYCDQLMTSTGHKITARQRWTPTALQLQILERLFEQGNGTPSKQKIKEITSELSQHGQISETNVYNWFQNRRARSKRKQQNAACNHAESEVDTEVDSPKDKKTRPEETFQSQQNSAQRTEDLCFQSQEISSDLHFLDPHTTKAEKMFPSHSGLRSSRHLSEMAFYDDVLSRHDLMTGKMEAGNYNLFQEAEDYGMTG, from the exons ATGATGGAGTGGGAGAAGCAGCAACTGAAAGAGCAGCAAGAGATGGAGGGGAATGGGAATGGAGGAGTGATGTATGTGAAGGTGATGACTGATGAACAGTTGGAGACTCTGAGGAAACAGATTGCAGTTTATGCCACCATTTGTGAGCAGCTTGTTGAGATGCACAAGAACCTCACTGCCCAACAAGATCTTGCAG GAGTCAGGATGGGGAATCTGTACTGCGATCAGTTGATGACATCCACTGGCCACAAAATTACTGCCAGGCAGCGGTGGACTCCAACAGCGCTGCAGCTCCAAATTCTTGAGCGTTTGTTCGAGCAAGGGAATGGAACTCCAAGTAAGCAGAAGATCAAGGAGATCACCTCTGAGCTGAGCCAGCACGGGCAAATTTCCGAAACAAATGTGTACAATTGGTTTCAGAACAGGCGCGCTCGATCAAAGAGGAAGCAGCAAAATGCAGCATGTAACCATGCTGAATCAGAAGTGGATACCGAAGTTGATTCACCTAAGGACAAAAAAACTAGACCGGAGGAAACGTTTCAGTCCCAGCAGAACTCAGCTCAACGGACTGAAGATTTGTGCTTCCAGAGCCAGGAGATAAGTTCCGACCTGCATTTCTTGGATCCGCATACCACTAAGGCAGAAAAGATGTTCCCGTCACACAGCGGTTTAAGGAGTTCTAGACATTTAAGCGAAATGGCCTTCTATGATGATGTGCTCTCAA GGCATGACCTGATGACCGGAAAGATGGAAGCCGGAAACTATAACCTTTTTCAGGAGGCAGAAGACTATGGCATGACGGGTTGA